The region GTAGGGCTTGGAACCGGACAGGTAGGTGTAGCTCACGTTCCACTGGCAGGAGGAGTGGCAGGCGATGCGAACGTCGGTGCCGCTCACGTACATCACGAAGGTGGCATGGGCCGAGTAGTCGGTGCACGAGCCGGAGTGGTAGACGATGACGTCTCCCACGGCGATGTTGGCGGGCGGCGCCTGCAGGTAGCCGCAGGTGCGGGTCCAGCCTTTCTGGACCAGGCAGTCCCCCAGGTTCTTGGCGCCGATCTCCTCCCGGCCGCACGGGTAGCCCCGGCAGGGCGTCCCGCCGCTCAGGTCGGGGTGCCCGCCGGCCAGGAGGCACTGGGAGACGAAGTTGGCGCAGTCGCCGCCCTGGCTGGGGTAGCCGCAGCACTCCCCGCCCCAGTAGGACCAGGGCGTGCAGTCGGAGTAGGCGGAGCCGCAGTCGTGGTTGCAGCCGTTCCACCAGGTGGAGGCGTACGTGTACGCCGCGTTACGGTCGTAGGCGGCGAGCGTCGTTTCCCGCCCTTCCATGGCTTCGGCGAAGCGGTCCATCAGGATGGCTTCCGGGCTGTGGTCGGCGAGTCGGGACCGCAGGTCGCGCCGCAGGGCGAAGGCTTCCGCCGCCCAGTCCGGGAACCGCTGCGGGAACGCCTGGAGCGACAGCACTGCCCGGGAGACCCAGCGCGGGTCGAGAGGACCGGCGCCGAGGGTCCCGCGAAGCGCGCCCAGGTAGCGGTCCGGCGAAACAGACCCTGCCTGAGCCAAATACCAAAGGGCCCGGACCGCCGTCGCCGGCCGGGCCCGCAGGCGGGCCATCCTCTCCAGCAGCGCCGTCGCGTCCGGTGTCCGCACCATGTGCAGGACGGCGGCGAGGGCATCGAGGGCCGCGTCGTCGACCGGGGCCCCGTCCTCGATCACGCGCCGCGGGACGGTCAGGTCCACCATCCCGGCGCGGGCGAGGCGGACGCAGGCCTCGAGCCGGACGCCCCAGGACGGGTCCGCGGCCATCGCCGCGGCGGCGAGATCCAGGCAGCGTTCCCGGTCCGGCTCCGGCAGCCCCCCGTGCTCCCACAGGGTCATCACGGTGGCCACCATCTCCCGCCGCACGGCCTCGTCGTGCTCGCCCCGGAAAAGGTCCGCCACGCCCCGGGCCGCGTTCGACGACTCCTCCACCGGCACCACCGCCAGGTCCGCCAAGTAGTGCCGGCGGACATTGGGGTCCGGTTCCACGGACAACCGTTCAAGGAGCACCCCGGCCTGACCGGCTCGGGCCGCCCGGGCATCCTCCAGAAAACTCGGGGCCTCCTTGGGATCGGGCATTCCCGGGCCTCCGGCGGCGGGAACGGCCACGGAAAGGGCGGCCGTCAGCAGGACCAGGCTGAAAAACAGGACCCGAAGGCTTGCGGACCGGTTGCGATGGATCATGATGAACACCTCTTCAATGCGGTTTCGGGCTCAGCCGGATCGCGACGGCGGTTACGGCGCCCGCGGCCGAGGCACGCGTCACACCTTCCAAAGGCAAAACACGGGAATGGCTGAAAATCTCAAGGTTGGCCCCCGTTACGGCCGGATTATCCAACCGGTGCGCGAAAATGTCAACGGGTTTGAGGTCTCCCGCCACCGGGGCCGCGAGATACGTCCAGACGAGGGCGAACCGGGGGTTCCCCACGCCGTCCACCGGGGCCAGGCGGGGCGCCGCGGTTCAGGCAGACCACGCGGGGCTCGAGCCCTGCGTCGATGGCGGGGTCGGTCGGTAAAACCCCAGGGCCGCGTCGGGTTTTCGCGGGGCCGTCGCGCCGCTGGGGGGAGGGGAGAATGGGAATTATGGGAATTATGGGAATTATGGGAATTATGGGAGGTATGGGAGGTATGGGAGGTATGGGAGGCATGGGAGGCATGGGAGGCATGGGAGGCATGGGAGGCATGGGAGGCATGGGAGGCATGGGAGGCATGGGAGGCATGGGAGATTCAAGAAATCATGGAAGGTGGGGAATGGGCGGTTTTTCGGGACATTCCCGGGCGGGTTGTCCTTTGGGTCCTCTGGGTCGTTTTGGTCTCTTGGTCCTTTCAGGCTCTCCCCTGTGCCTTCGCGTCCGCCATGGCGAAAAACGGCGCGTGGTTGGAGGTGAAGACCGGCGGCGTTCGCGCGAGAATCGGACGCACGGCCGGGTGGGCCCGGAACTCCCGGTCGAGGAAGCGCCGCACCGCCGCCCGGCCGAAGCCCCGGGGGTGGTCGAAGTCGGCGTAGAGGGAGAGGTCGCCCTCGGAGAAGGGCCGGAGGCCGAGGGCGGCCGTGTCGGGTGAGCCGAGGGGCAGGTTGAAGAGGGCCAGGTTCAGGAAGCCGACGGTCCCGGCGTGGGCGGCCGTGAAATCCAGGGTGCGCCGGGCCTCTGCGAGGGATTCCCAAGGGGTCCCGAACAGGAGGTAGACGTAGGTGGCGATGCCGGCCCCGTGAAGGGTCCTCAGCACCCGGGAGGCGGTCTCGAGACCGATCCCCTTCCCCATGGCCTCCAGCACGCCCGGGTCCCCCGACTCCAGGCCGAGCTGGAGCATTACGCACCCGGATTCCGCCAGGGCGGCCGCGAAGCCCGGCTCCGCCAGGGCCTCGGTGAACCGGGCGAAGCCGTACCAGGGTGCGCCGGGCGGGTCCGTGGCCAGGGCCTCCAGGAGGGCGGGCGAGAGGGCGTTGTCCGCCAGGTGAAAGAGGGACGGCCGCCAGCGGGTCGCCAGGGCCTGCAGGTCCGCCACAACCTTGCGGGCCGGCAGGGCGTGATGGTGGTTCCCCTCGGCGGTCTCGGGGCAGAAGCGGCACCGGCCCCACCAGCAGCCCGACGACGGGCCGTAGGGGACCACCGTCCCCGGCGCGAGGTACCGGTCCATCGGGAACCCGGACGGGTCGGAGACCCCCGGTCCGTGACCCGGCGTCAGCCCCAGGCGGGACGCCAGGGCCGGCTCTCCGGGGCCGGCCACGAAGCGCTCGGCAAGGCCCGCAAAGAGGCGGTCCAGGGGCTGCCGCGCCGACCAGGACGTCACGAGCCCCCCGCCCACCAGCACCGGCAGCCGCGGGCACTCCCGGCTTAGGAGGCCGAGGAGGGCGAAGGCCCCGAAGGCCTGGTTGCGGTAGGTCAGGGAGACCCCCGCCAACTCCGGGGAGTGGGTGTCCAGCAGTTCGCTCAGCCGCCGGCGCAGGAAGGGAGCCAACGGGAAAAGGCCGGGGTTCTCGGCCACGCGGATGAGGTCCCGGGAACGGGCCGGGGAAAGCTCCGCGTGGGTGCAGTCGGCGAGGCCCGGGGTGAAGCCGCTCCCCTCACCCGCCCGGCCGGCCAGATGCTCCAGGTCGGCCACGGCCCGGGCGTACCGCGCGCGGTTCCGGCAGCCGTCGGGGGAGCGCAGCAGGGCGAGGTGGCGTTCCCGGCTGCGCGCCGCCCGCCGGGTCCAGGTGTCGCTCCCGGCAGGCGCCGTGGCCAAGGCGTGAAGCACTCCCTCCAGGCCGGCATCCCACACGGTGACGGGGACACCGCTCGACGCGAGGAACCCGGCGAGACGCACCAGCCCCGCCGGCGGTTCACACGGCTTGGCCACGGGCGGGTTGATGAGCAGGACCGACGGCATCCGCTTTCACCCCGAAACGGGATGACGGAATTAAACCACGAACCCCACGAAAAACACGAACGGAATTCGAAGCGGACCGCGAAGTCCTTCGATGGTGAACGATCGCTTGTTCCCGTGTTCGAGGCCCTTCCCGGGACCCATCCGTGCCTGACAAAATCTCAAGGCTTTGACAAAAAGTCTTGATTTTTTCTCAAAGCATTGAGAGATCGCCACCATGAAACGACTACAGTACGAGATCATCCTCAGCGATCTGAAGGAAAAAAGGGTGTTCCTCACCGGTCCGCGCCAGGTGGGCAAGACACACCTGGCCAAGGAACTCATGGGCGCTTTCCGGAAACCGGTTTACCTGAATCATGACGTCCCGGAAGACCGCCGGGTCATCCAGCGGGGTCTCTGGCGTCCCGATGCCGATCTCGTCGTCTTCGATGAAATTCACAAGATGACGGTCGCTCCTGCGGGAACCCAAGCTCTACTTCGACGACACCGGCCTGGTCCGGGGGAACGAGGGGGTCCGGCTCGAAAACCTCGTCGCGGTCTGCCTGCTCAAAGCCTCTCCTCATTTGCACGACACCACCGGCAGCGCGGTCTCCCTTCATTACCTGAAGACGCGGGAAGGCCGGGAGGTCGACTTCGCCCTGGCGCGAGAGAACCGGCTCGAGGCCCTGATGGAGGTCAAGCGGAGTTCCCGGGAGCCCTCCCGCCAACTCCGCTGGTTCTCCGCACGATTCCCGGGGGTTCCGGCCCTGTTGCTTTCCGAGCATCAAACCCGGGAACTCCGCGACGGAGAGATCCGTGTACACCCCGTCGGCGATTACCTTGCCGGCCTGGCCCTCTGACAATCCGCAACGAAAGGAGCGTCGGTTGCCCGCTATTTTTGATGCGTTCGCAAAAAGTCCTTTTCTCTCACAGAGGCACGGAGGCACGGAGAAATGCAAATCGTATTTAATAGAATCAACAATCCTTACGATTCTTCTCCGTGCCTCTGTGCCTCTGTGAGATCACAACCAGGACTTTTTGCGAGGGCATCATTTTTAATAATTTTGTAATAAGGCGCGAAAGGAAGATTTCCCGCAAATACAACGAATGGGCACGAATTCATAACACGAATAAAATCTATTGGTTTTTGATTTCTGATTCGCGTTCATTCGCGTGATTCGCGGGCAGAACAGACTGCTTGCGGGCTCATCATTTTTCCGGGGGGTGTAATCGGAAGGCCCCGGGGAACGTCTTTTCCGGAAGAGGTGGCGGGGGATCTCCGCGCCGGGGTCGTAGAAGCCGCGAATCGTGCCGGCGGTCACCGGAACGGGAAAAAAGCTTTGTGAATACGCCCCTACCGCCTTAGAATGAGGGGAGTTCACCTCAACGGAGGCCCGCCATGCCGTTCCCTCGCCTCGTCGCCGCGCTGGTCCTGATCCCGGCCTTCTGCGCCGCCGCCGCCGCCCAGGGCGGCCCCCGCCTCTCCAAGCTCGGGGAGTGGGGGACCGGCCCTTACCAGGACGTGCAGGTCGTCGGAAACTACGCCTACTGCGCCGCCCTGGGCGCGGGGATGGACATCCTCGACGTCTCCAGCCCCGCCGCGCCCGTCAAGGTGGCCGGCGTGTCGACCCGCAACCCCACCCACGGGCTCTGCATCAGCGGCAACTACGCCTACCTGGCCGAGGACGAGGGGGGGCTGCGCATCGTCAACATCCTCGACCCGCTCCACCCCCAGGTGATGTCGAGCCTGGGCGACATCTGGGATGCACGGGACGTCTTCGTCTCGGGCCAGTACGCCTACGTGGCGGCGTGGGGTCTCCACGTGGTGGACATCAGCAACCCGCTCTCCCCCGTCCGGAAGGCGTGGTTCGAGACCGGGAGCGAACTCCTGGACGTCTTCGTGGCGGGCTCGTACGCCTACGTGGTGCAGCCCCAGGGCTTCCGCATCATCGACGTCTCGAACCCCGCCAACCCCGTCCAGGCCTCCGCCCTCCTGACGGACGGGGAAACCTCCGGCGTCTGGGTGGCGGGCGGACTGGCCTACCTCGCCGACCCCAACGAGTACCTGATCCTCAACGTATCCAACCCCTACGCCCCCACCGAGGTCTACCACGAGATCCAGATCGACGGGAACCCCAAGGGCGTCTTCGTGGAGGGGACCACCGTCTACCTGGCCGACGACGACCTCTCGGTCTTCGACGCGTCGAACCCGTCGACCTTTCACAAGATCGGCGGCGCCGCCACGCCGGGGACCGCCCGCCGGGTCTGGGTGGCGGGCGGCAAGGCCTACGTCGCCGACACCACCCACGGGCTCCAGATCTACAGCGTGTCCAACCCGGCGGCCCCGTCGGCCCTCGGGGGGTGGAACTTCTCGGGGCAGTCCCACGACCTCTTCCTCTCCGGGGGCAAGGTCTACTGGGCCCACGACAGCGGGGGCCTGCGGATCATGGACGCCGCCGACCCGGCCGCCCTGGTCCAGCTGGCGCGCTACGAGAAGCACAATGCCATCATCCCCCAGGACCTGGACTACATGCGCGGGGTCCATGTGGCGGGGAACACGGCTTACGTCCTGACCGCCGGAAACACCATCACCGAGTTCCTCTGCCTGAACGTGACCAACCCCGCCGCCCCTTCACTGACAGGGCAGACCCCCGTCCCGGCCTGGGCGTGCGACACCGTGACGGCCAGCGGGGGCACCGCCGTCCTCACCGACGACGGCAACGGCATGAAGGCGCTGGACGTCTCCAACCCCGCCGCCCCCGGCATCATCGGCACCTACACGGCCCTGGGGACCCTCAACCACGCCTGCTGGGGCGGGGCCTACCTCTACGTGGTGAACCACGACGGCCTGTATGCCCTCAACATGACCAACCCGGCCAGCCCCACCGTCGCCGGCCACTGGGAGACCGTCGACGACGTGGAAGGGGTCTTCGTCCTGGGCAACCGGGCCTTCCTGGCCATCGGGGAGGTGGGCCTCAAGATCGTGGACGTCACGAACCCGGCCGCCATGACCGTCATCGGGTCCCTGGACACGTCGGGGCAGGCCCACCGGGTCTTCGCGGACGACCGCTACGCTTACGTGGCCGACGGGACGGCCGGGGTGAAGGTGATCGACATCTCCACCCCCTCGGCGCCCTTCCTGGTGGACGCCAACGAGACCTACGACGCCCGGGACGTGGCGGTGGAGAGCGGGATCGTCTACCTGGCCGACGGCGCGAGCGGGAGGCTGGTCACCTACGAGTTCGCCGAAAAGCTGGAGGCGTGGATGCCCCACGTGGCCCCCAACTACGGCTGGCAGACCACCCTCGTCATCGACAACGGCGGCGATCAGCCCTGCAAGGCCATGATCGAACTTTACGAGAACGGGGCGACGGTGTCCTCCCAGGCCCTGACCGTGCCCGCCGGGCGGCAGGCCAGTGTCCCGCTTCTGGCGGGGACCTGCGCCCACGTGGTCTACAGCGGCAGCCGGGTGGTGGTGAAGGAGGCCTTCGTCAGCTCCGAGAACGGCATCGCCGAGTTCGAGGTGGACGGCGCCACCCACACCACCCTCCACTACCTCCTGCCCAACTACGACGCCGCCAACCTGAGCTGGATGGGCCTCGCGGCCTTCAACCCCGACGACACCGACGCCACGGCCACCTTCGAGGCCTACGACGCCAACGGGGTCCTGCTGGGCTCGGGCACCCACGTCATCGGCCGACGCAACACCTTCGTCCGCTTCATCGACGCCGTGGTCACCGGCGTGGACTTCCGGCAGGTGGCCCGCATCAAGGCCAGCTCCAGCCAACCCCTCTGCGGCCTCAACATCTCCGGCTTCAACACGGAGCGGCTCCTCTTCACCCGCGCCCAGAGCGCCGCCCCCGGCGGGCTGCTTTACATGTCCCACATGGGCGACGACCCGAACGCCTTGGCCAACCGTCTGGTCTTCGACAACACGGGGACCGTCCAGGTCCAGGCCAGCGTCCGTCTCTACCGCTCCGGGGCACTCCTGCGCCAGCTCCCGGTGACGGTCAACGGCGGCCGGACGGTGGTGCTGGACCTCAACGCCTCCTCGTCCGCGGACATGCCCGACTGCGGCACCGTGGACGCCGGCGGCGGCTTCACCTTCGTCCGCCAGAGCTTTACCCACAAGACGGAGAAGGGGACCGCCGAGTTCCTGCTCACCGGCAGCGCCGCCACCCAGCTGACCTACAACTACCCGGGCTACGTGGCGGGGCGGGTCCAGTGGATGGGGCTGGCCGTCTACAACCCCTCCGACAGCGACATCACCCTGAGCCTGACGGCGGTGAAGAACGGGGCGGTGGTCGCCGCCAACACGGTGCCGCTGGGCGCCCGCTCCCGCCTGGCCATGATGCTGGAGTATCTCTTCCCCGGCCACACCTTCCAGGAGATCGAGCGGGTGATCGTCTCCTGCCCCACCGCCAACCTGGCGGGGATCAACATCTCGGGATACGGCGTCAGCCGGCTCCTCTTCACCCCCGCCTTCCGGACGGGCGTCCGGGCGCCCGACCCCGGCCTCGACACCTTCCTGGGGACCATCCACAAGATCTACCACGCGGGGTTCTGGGTGATGTACGAGGGGAAGACCCTCTACTTCGACCCCATCAACCTTCCCCTCCTGGTGTCCCGGAAAGCCGACGTGATTTTCCTCACCCACCCCCACCCCGACCACCTCGTCGTGGCGGACCTGGCGAAGATCGTGAAGGCCGGCACCGTCATCGTGACGCCCACCGCGGGCCTGGGTTACCTCTCCCAGTTCCCCAATCTCAGGGCGGTGACGCCCGACGGGGTCTACGAGGCGGCGGGGATCCCCTTCCGGACCGTGGCCGCCTACAACCAGCCCGGCGCCGGCGGGACCCACTACAAGGCCCTGGGCTTCGTGGGGTACCGCCTGCAGCTGGGGGCCTACAGCCTCTACCACGCCGGCGACACCGACTTCGTCCCCGAGATGCTGGGGTTGCAGCCCTCGGTGGCCCTGCTGCCCGTGGGGGGCGCCCCCCAGGTGATGACCCCGGCCAAGGCGGCGGATGCCGCGAGAGCCCTCCCGGCCGACGTCGTCATCCCCATGCATTACGACCTGGCGGGCAGCGCCTTCGATGCCGAGGAACTGGAAGACCTTCTGACCGGCCAGGTGCGGGTGGTCATCAAGCCGAACGAGGCGCCGTGAGGGAAGGCAGAAGGCTGTAGGCTGGAAGGCTGAGCCTCGGTTTTGATTCCGGACAAGTCGGACATGTCGGACATGTCGGACAAGTCGGACGAGTCTGACAGGTTGGGCAAATGAACGCGACACCGACAGAACCTTGTCGATGGCTGACCCGCTTCGCCCCGGTGGCGGGCTTCGCCGTGTCCCTGGCGTGCCTGGTCACCTTCGCGGCGGGCTTCGTCCTGAAACAGGCTTATCCCCGGACCGGCCCCTACGCCCCTCCCGCCCAGACGTTCCAGGTTGGTCTGGCGGCCGGCGTCGCCCTCGTCGGCGCCATCGTCACCGGTTTTGCCGCCATTCGCCGCTCCCGGAAGGCGACCCGCATCGGCGGGGTGCTCCTGGCCCTGCTCGCCCTGGTCCTCCTCGCCCTGTGGCTTGTCAAGGGGCTCGGCGGGGACGGCCTCGGACCGACCCCCGACCTCCTCGCCCCCCTCCTCGCCGGATCGGCCGCCGTCATGGGCCTTTTCGCGGGACGCCGGCCCCCCAGCCCCGTCCCATCCGGGCGATGACACGCGCCTGGGATTCGATCTCCGGTGTATAATACTTTCAAGGCCCAAGACACCAAGATCTGAAGAAACAGGGCCTGGAAACCGAAGGAGATGAAATGCCGGTCATTTCGCGTTTCTACGGGATATTGATAAAGATGTACTTCAAGGAGCATGGGATCGCCCATTTCCATGCCATCTACGGGGAATACAACGGAGTATTCGATCTTCAGTCCCTCGAGATGATGGAAGGCGACCTCCCCCCGCGGGCCGAAAAACTGGTCCGGGAATGGGCTTCGCGTTATCAGAAGGATCTCCTGGACATGTGGACCACGCAGCAGTTCCGGCAACTTCCGGGATTGGAGTGAGCGGTAAATGAGTACCTGCCCCAAGGTCAAATCGGTGACTCCGCTCCCCGGCAAACGGCTTCTCATTACCTTCGTCACGGAGGAGCGCCGCATCTACGACTGCACGCCGCTTCTTGACGAGGCACCGTTCTCCCCGCTGAGGGACGAGGCCTTCTTCCGGCAGGTCCGCGAGGACGCCGCGGGTTACGGCGTCGCCTGGAGTGACACGGTCGACCTCAGCGAGTCGGAACTCTGGCTCCACGGGACCACGGAAACATCGTCCTGACTTTTTCACCGTTGGCGGAGGTTCCCTCATGCCCCAGAACATTGTAGAAACCGGTGTGAACCCTTGCTCGGTCTGCGGTTCCGGGCCGGAACCCGGGTACACCGCCTCGCTGTGCCGGTCCTGCCGCCGCGACCTCTCCATGCGTCCCTTCCCCTTGTGGGTCAAGGGTTTCTGCCTTCTCACCCTCCTCCTGCTGGCCTACTCGCTGGTGCAGCTGCCCTCGGTGGTGAAGGCCAACATCGCCTTCGAGCGGGGGCAGAGCGCGGAGAAACAGAAGCGCTTCCGGACGGCGTCCCGCGAATACGGCGTCGCGGCCGAGCATTTCCCCGACTGCACCGAGATCCTGGCCCGGCAGTACATCTCGCTCTTCCGGGCGGGGCGTTTCGAGGAGGCATCGGCCATCATCGAAAAGATCGGGGGCCGAAAGGAGGAAAACTCCGCCCTGGTCGGCGAGGTCAACAGGGTCTCCACGAGACTGACGGCCCTGACCACCCCGCATCCCGATTTCGAGAAATTCGCCAAGGACCACGAGAAGGACGACCGCGCAACCATCCGCTCGGCACTGAGGGTCTACGTCTCGGGCCACCCCTATGACGTCCTGGCGACATCGGCCCTCGCCAGCCTGGATTTCGACGCCGCCGACTACGAGGACGCGGAGTGGTGTCTGTCCGACGTCCTGACGGCCAACCCGGATCACCGGGAGGGTCTGCTGCTCCTGGCGGCGGCACGGCGGGAAAGGAAGGACTACGAAAACGCACTCGACCTGTGCCGCAAGGTCCTGGACATGGACGCGGAAGCCATCGACGCCTATGCCGCCATGGTCCGGATCGAGCTGAAGCGGCACCGGGACCCGGAAGCGCTCTCGATCGCCCGCAAGGCCCTGGCGCTGGACCCCGAGGCCGGCGAGGCCCAGGAAGCCCTGGCCATGGCCCTCCACTACAACGGCCTGTTCAGGGAGCGGGACGATGTCTATCGCCGGTTCCAGGCCAACCCGTCGGGTTACGTGGTCCACGAGATCCCCCGGACGCCCGGCCAGAGCATCTGGATCGGGGTGGGCCCCTTTTTCCTGAACACGGTGGTCGGGGCGTTCATCGCCGCACCCTCGTCAATCGCCGCGTTCCAGATTCCCCACGATCACCTCGTCGTCGAAAGCCGCGTGGATGACCTTCGGCCCCGCCACCCCGAAGCGTTCTCCGCTGATCGAACCCATGGCGCCTCCTGAAAAACGGGGAGAGTGTCAGGCCTGGCGCCAAGCCGCAAACCGGGACCTTCAGCGAAAAAACAGACGGGGAGGACATCGCGGGCGGTTGCACTCCGGGCCGGCGGTGAGATAAACTGAGAACGCCCGTTCACAGTGACGGGCCCCGAAATCCCCCCACGGAGGACCCCATGAAAAAGGCGAAGTCGATCTGGGCCTGGTGCGGCGCCAGGCGATTCCCCCGGCTGGAGGACGCGGGGCTTTTGGTCCTGAGGATCTGGCTGGGCTTCGGGATGCTGGCCCTGCACGGGTCCGGCAAACTCCTCAAGCTGCAGTCGGGCAACTTCGCCTTCCCCGACCCGCTCGGAGTCGGCCCGTTCGTGAGCCTTTCCCTGGCGGTGTTCGCGGAAGTCCTCTGCGCGGCCTTCCTCGCACTCGGTCTCCTGACCCGCGCGGTGGCCGTCCCCCTGGTCGTCACCATGTCCGTGGCGTTCTTCTCGGTCCACGGCGGGGTGCTCAAGGGGGAAGGAAACGGCGAGCTGGCCTTCGTCTACCTCGCCGGCTTCGTGGCCCTCTTCTTCACCGGCCCCGGCCGCTACTCACTGGACAACACCCTCCGGAAAAGCAAGGGGGATTAGCACCGCCTCCCGCGGCATTCGGCGGCCGACTCACCCCCGGGCCCCGGCTCCGCGGCCCGGGGCTGTCCCCCGGCACCCCCGCCCCTACTTTGAAACAAACTTTGGAAAACTCATTGACACCCGGGGGTCGAATGATTATATTGTCCCATCTTTCGCGGGGGCGGTCACCGGCCCATGATCGACGTCCTGACCATCGGCAGGATGAAAAATGCGCACCTGGCCTCCCTGGCGGAGGATTACCTGGGCCGGATCGCCCGTTTCGCACCCTGCCGGCACCGGGCGCTCCGGGAGTCCCGTCACCGGGACGAGAACCGCAGTGGTCGGGCCATTCTCGAGGAAGAAGGCCGGCACTTCCTGGAGGCCCTGGAGAAGGGCGCTTTCTGTGTCCTCCTGGACCGGGAGGGCCGCTCGATGAGCTCAGAAGCCTTCAGCAGGGTCCTGGACGAGCGGGCAGGCGGGTCGGGCCGTCAGACGGCGTTCCTGATCGGGGGGTTCCTGGGGGTTTCAGGGGAGGTCCGGCAGCGCGCCGACCTGGTGCTCTCGCTCTCGCCCATGACCTTCCCGCACGAGATGGCACTGGTCCTGCTGCTGGAGCAGATTTTCCGGGGTTTCACGATCCTGAACCGCATTGCGTATCACAAGTAAAGGAGAAGAAATGCCGCTGAAGAAAAAGGAGTTGGACAAGTTCATGAAGCTCCTCATGGACAAGCGGGCCGAACTGATGGATAGCGTTCAGCGGTCCGAGTCTTCGGGGCGCGAAGTCAACGACGAGCCGAGCGACCTGGCGGACATCGCCTCCAGCGCCTACAACAAGGAGTTCCTCTTCAACAAGAGCAACGCCGACCGGCATACTCTCCGGCTCATCAACGACGCCATCGCCCGCATCGACCGCGGCCGCTACGGGCGCTGCCAGTTCTGTGGCGTCAGCGTCGAGCCGAAGCGGCTGGAGATCGTCCCCTGGGCGCGCTACTGCGTCAAGTGCCAGGAGAGGAAGGAGAAGGGGTCTCTCCGGGAATAGGCCTGCCGCGACGCCGGTCAGCCATGGGAACGCTCTCTTCCGCAGCCCTCGCGATCCTGGATTCGATCGCCTCCGTTCTCTGGCCCGACCGTTGCGTCCTCTGCCAATCCATCCTCGAGACACGCCGGGAAGCCGGCGTGTGTCGTCTCTGCCTGGACGCGATCCCCGCCATCTCCCCCTCCGCCTGCTGCAACCGGTGCGGGTACCCCCTGGAGATCCGCCCCGCCGGCCCCCCGCCGGCCCTCTGCCCCGTTTGCCGCGAGACGCCCCCGCCCTACGCGGGCGCCCGTTCCTGGGCGGTCTACGAGGGGGCGGCCCGGGACCTCGTCCACCACTTCAAGTTCGAGCGCAAGGCCCGCCTGCACCTCCCCCTGGCCGGCCTGCTGGCCCGCTGCCTGTCCGGGGTCGCCGGGGACTGGGCGCCCGACGTCGTCACCGCCGTCCCCCTGCACCCCTCCCGGAGACGAGAGCGGGGTTTCGACCAGTCCGTTCTGCTGGCGCGCCGCCTCGCCCGCCTCTCCGGCTTACCCTACCGGGCCCTTCTGAAGAAAAGACGGCCGACCCCGCCCCAGTCCCTCACCGGGCCGGAGGCGCGCCGGGCGAACATCTCC is a window of Acidobacteriota bacterium DNA encoding:
- a CDS encoding tetratricopeptide repeat protein; its protein translation is MPQNIVETGVNPCSVCGSGPEPGYTASLCRSCRRDLSMRPFPLWVKGFCLLTLLLLAYSLVQLPSVVKANIAFERGQSAEKQKRFRTASREYGVAAEHFPDCTEILARQYISLFRAGRFEEASAIIEKIGGRKEENSALVGEVNRVSTRLTALTTPHPDFEKFAKDHEKDDRATIRSALRVYVSGHPYDVLATSALASLDFDAADYEDAEWCLSDVLTANPDHREGLLLLAAARRERKDYENALDLCRKVLDMDAEAIDAYAAMVRIELKRHRDPEALSIARKALALDPEAGEAQEALAMALHYNGLFRERDDVYRRFQANPSGYVVHEIPRTPGQSIWIGVGPFFLNTVVGAFIAAPSSIAAFQIPHDHLVVESRVDDLRPRHPEAFSADRTHGAS
- a CDS encoding ComF family protein, with protein sequence MGTLSSAALAILDSIASVLWPDRCVLCQSILETRREAGVCRLCLDAIPAISPSACCNRCGYPLEIRPAGPPPALCPVCRETPPPYAGARSWAVYEGAARDLVHHFKFERKARLHLPLAGLLARCLSGVAGDWAPDVVTAVPLHPSRRRERGFDQSVLLARRLARLSGLPYRALLKKRRPTPPQSLTGPEARRANISGAYAARDGRRPPGSVLLVDDVHTTGATVEECVKVLRDAGVTDVFVLTLCRVRVGR
- a CDS encoding DUF2442 domain-containing protein — encoded protein: MSTCPKVKSVTPLPGKRLLITFVTEERRIYDCTPLLDEAPFSPLRDEAFFRQVREDAAGYGVAWSDTVDLSESELWLHGTTETSS
- a CDS encoding TraR/DksA family transcriptional regulator: MPLKKKELDKFMKLLMDKRAELMDSVQRSESSGREVNDEPSDLADIASSAYNKEFLFNKSNADRHTLRLINDAIARIDRGRYGRCQFCGVSVEPKRLEIVPWARYCVKCQERKEKGSLRE
- a CDS encoding 23S rRNA (pseudouridine(1915)-N(3))-methyltransferase RlmH; amino-acid sequence: MIDVLTIGRMKNAHLASLAEDYLGRIARFAPCRHRALRESRHRDENRSGRAILEEEGRHFLEALEKGAFCVLLDREGRSMSSEAFSRVLDERAGGSGRQTAFLIGGFLGVSGEVRQRADLVLSLSPMTFPHEMALVLLLEQIFRGFTILNRIAYHK
- a CDS encoding DoxX family protein — protein: MKKAKSIWAWCGARRFPRLEDAGLLVLRIWLGFGMLALHGSGKLLKLQSGNFAFPDPLGVGPFVSLSLAVFAEVLCAAFLALGLLTRAVAVPLVVTMSVAFFSVHGGVLKGEGNGELAFVYLAGFVALFFTGPGRYSLDNTLRKSKGD